The proteins below come from a single Miscanthus floridulus cultivar M001 chromosome 1, ASM1932011v1, whole genome shotgun sequence genomic window:
- the LOC136495625 gene encoding nuclear transcription factor Y subunit B-8-like, which translates to MPDSDNDSGGPSNAGGELSSPREQDRFLPIANVSRIMKKALPANAKISKDAKETVQECVSEFISFITGEASDKCQREKRKTINGDDLLWAMTTLGFEDYVEPLKHYLHKFREIEGERAAASAGASGSAAPQQQGEVPRGAANAGGYAGYGAPGAAGMMMMMGQPMYGSPQQQQQTPPPPPQQQQHQQHHMAMGGRGGFGHQGGGTGGGGGGSSSSSGLGRQDRA; encoded by the coding sequence ATGCCGGACTCGGACAACGACTCCGGCGGGCCGAGCAACGCGGGCGGCGAGCTGTCGTCGCCGCGGGAGCAGGACCGGTTCCTGCCGATCGCCAACGTGAGCCGGATCATGAAGAAGGCGCTGCCGGCCAACGCCAAGATCAGCAAGGACGCCAAGGAGACGGTGCAAGAGTGCGTCTCCGAGTTCATCTCCTTCATCACGGGGGAGGCCTCCGACAAGTGCCAGCGCGAGAAGCGCAAGACCATCAACGGCGACGACCTGCTCTGGGCCATGACCACGCTCGGCTTCGAGGACTACGTCGAGCCGCTCAAGCACTACCTCCACAAGTTCCGCGAGATCGAGGGCGAGAGGGCCGCCGCGTCCGCCGGCGCCTCGGGCTCCGCCGCCCCGCAGCAGCAGGGCGAGGTGCCCAGAGGCGCCGCCAATGCCGGCGGGTACGCCGGGTACGGCGCGCCCGGCGCTgccggcatgatgatgatgatggggcAGCCCATGTACGGCTCgccgcaacagcagcagcagacgccgccgccgccgccacagcagcagcaacatcagcagcatcacatggcaatggGAGGCAGAGGGGGTTTCGGCCATCAAGGCGGTGGcactggcggtggcggcggtggctcctcGTCGTCGTCAGGGCTTGGCCGGCAAGACAGGGCGTGA
- the LOC136542443 gene encoding LOB domain-containing protein 40-like: MRMSCNGCRVLRKGCSDACTIRPCLGWIKSPEAQANATVFLAKFYGRAGLLNLLAAPPAGQDHLRPAVFRSLLYEACGRIVNPVYGSVGLLWSGQWQACQAAVEAVLKGDPVVQVDAASEAAAAPPLLLGGRRYDIRHVARDPDAAAAADLLRVARGGRGRNRKRASSSSTSSEPSSNKRVSPGNNNDPSRQRPGEEAEEEPVPVPMVVEHDHGHDEESAGSHDDDHHHLQAQQGSEDTDVEAASHSHSHSHSDSHSHSHVSQAEPEPQSHAPPVSSSQQADQDDVEEEEEVGLELTLGLEPLVRQRQQPKSWRCDHSGLSAASSLICLRLQLPA; this comes from the coding sequence ATGCGGATGAGCTGCAACGGCTGCCGCGTCCTGCGCAAGGGCTGCAGCGACGCGTGCACCATCCGGCCCTGCCTGGGGTGGATCAAGTCCCCCGAGGCGCAGGCCAACGCCACCGTCTTCCTCGCCAAGTTCTACGGCCGGGCGGGGCTGCTCAACCTgctggccgcgccgcccgcgGGCCAGGACCACCTCCGCCCCGCCGTGTTCCGCTCCCTGCTCTACGAGGCGTGCGGGCGCATCGTCAACCCGGTCTACGGCTCCGTCGGCCTGCTCTGGTCGGGCCAGTGGCAGGCGTGCCAGGCCGCCGTCGAGGCCGTGCTCAAGGGGGACCCCGTCGTGCAGGTCGACGCCGCGTCCGAGGCCGCCGCGGCACCGCCGCTGCTGCTCGGCGGCCGCAGGTACGACATCCGCCACGTCGCCAGGgatcccgacgccgccgccgcggccgatcTCCTCCGCGTCGCGCGCGGCGGCCGCGGACGCAACCGCAAGCGCGCCTCTTCGTCCTCCACCTCCTCCGAGCCCAGCAGCAACAAGCGCGTGTCGCCCGGCAATAACAACGATCCTTCCAGGCAAAGGCCAGGAGAAGAGGCGGAGGAGGAACCAGTGCCGGTGCCGATGGTCGTTGAGCACGACCACGGGCACGACGAGGAGTCCGCCGGCAGCCACGACGACGACCACCACCACCTGCAAGCGCAGCAGGGGTCGGAGGACACCGACGTGGAGGCGGCgtcccactcccactcccactcccactccgactcccactcccactcccacgTGAGCCAAGCCGAGCCGGAGCCGCAGAGCCATGCGCCGCCagtcagcagcagccagcaggctgATCAGGACGAcgtcgaggaggaagaggaggttgGGCTGGAGCTCACGCTCGGGCTGGAGCCGCTCGTCAGGCAGAGGCAGCAGCCCAAGTCTTGGCGCTGCGACCACAGCGGGTTGAGCGCCGCATCGAGCCTCATCTGCCTGCGCCTGCAGCTGCCGGCCTGA
- the LOC136495616 gene encoding DEK domain-containing chromatin-associated protein 4-like, with protein sequence MMKQPNWVFVEKESVTDLREQILQLIEHDCHDQEEKSRAELLEKLKSCKRDTLIELCRSFDVIGSRANRKEELVLYLMEFIKDHCSGDGINSDKKFKKRRRVKEDENLSTGKPSKKKKREGEEEADERKGVEDRGKHSDCDLMDNKYSCADSKNGFPNEQTNFEPSERINDSVSENLDGASLSEAPIPTDEQVIIITPPTKFVTAAAGDSTDVKALKRKMSYITKKKATPKEDCKVKLCGKQESKGDTKPRKQAIKPSKDELREAVFLILDTADFATMTFGDVVKEVDKYFGKDLFERKPLIRCLIEEELFRLADEAEKKELEESEAAEAKARAEQAAKEMAQVQTVESGINRQNVLQAGRDSNTKGSLKNANDSTNKTCIGGGASVESAFKRNSCYAAEGSEGHKADTDAKNTNITKDGNGEKVALSPIANSDCTSQLQDSNNVEAEMMKNNDVETLEGSKDGNVKGASNGEDDTEDGRNEKIKIGNVGSNAEAVNCCEAEESVNHGNNERVEHTEDDKAHEGNHNENSANVEIHGDGDGEAKESDINAEQSQADGGSNNKAEDAEHNENTKVDDANSSKNGTAENGKTDVDVKGNSDGTAEGSPA encoded by the exons ATGATGAAGCAGCCTAATTGGGTCTTCGTTGAGAAAGAATCG GTAACTGACTTAAGAGAGCAAATTCTCCAACTCATTGAGCATGATTGTCACGATCAAGAG GAAAAATCACGGGCAGAGCTACTGGAGAAGCTCAAGAGCTGTAAAAGAGATACGCTAATCGAACTGTGTCGTTCATTTGATGTCATTGGCTCAAGAGCTAATAGGAAG GAGGAACTGGTATTGTATCTGATGGAATTCATTAAGGATCACTGTTCTGGTGATGGCATAAACTCTGATAAG AAATTCAAGAAAAGAAGGCGTGTAAAAGAAGATGAAAATTTGTCTACTGGTAAACCTTCAAAG AAAAAGAAACGAGAAGGTGAAGAGGAAGCAGACGAGAGGAAGGGTGTGGAGGATAGAGGAAAACATTCTGACTGTGATTTGATGGACAACAAATATTCATGTGCTGATAGTAAGAATGGATTCCCAAATGAACAGACCAACTTTGAGCCTTCTGAGAGGATAAATGACTCTGTGTCAGAGAATTTAGATGGAGCATCACTCAGCGAAGCGCCAATTCCTACAGATGAACAAGTAATAATAATCACACCACCTACAAAGTTTGTTACAGCTGCTGCGGGTGACAGTACTGACGTGAAGGCTTTAAAAAGGAAAATGTCTTATATAACCAAGAAAAAAGCAACTCCTAAGGAAGATTGCAAAGTCAAATTGTGTG GTAAACAGGAGTCTAAAGGAGACACAAAACCTCGAAAACAGGCAATCAAACCAAGTAAGGATGAGCTGAGGGAAGCTGTCTTTCTTATCTTGGATACCGCGGACTTTGCCACG ATGACCTTTGGAGATGTTGTAAAAGAAGTCG ACAAATACTTTGGCAAGGATCTGTTTGAGAGAAAGCCATTAATAAGGTGCCTTATAGAAGAGGAGCTCTTTAGGCTAGCAGACGAGGCAGAGAAGAAGGAATTGGAAGAGTCGGAAGCAGCAGAGGCAAAGGCTAGAGCTGAGCAAGCTGCCAAGGAGATGGCACAAGTTCAAACAGTTGAATCGGGTATCAACAGGCAAAATGTACTTCAAGCTGGTCGAGATAGCAACACTAAAGGCAGTCTAAAGAATGCAAATGACAGTACTAACAAAACATGTATTGGTGGTGGGGCTTCTGTGGAGTCTGCTTTCAAGAGAAACAGCTGTTATGCTGCTGAAGGTTCAGAAGGCCACAAAGCTGACACTGATGCAAAGAATACAAACATAactaaggatggcaatggtgaaaaggTTGCACTTTCACCCATTGCAAACAGTGATTGTACCTCACAACTACAAGATTCAAACAATGTTGAggctgagatgatgaagaacaaCGATGTTGAAACCCTAGAAGGGTCAAAAGATGGCAATGTGAAAGGCGCTAGCAATGGAGAAGACGACACTGAAGATGGTAGAAATGAAAAAATTAAGATTGGGAATGTTGGTAGCAATGCAGAAGCTGTCAACTGTTGTGAAGCTGAAGAGTCTGTCAATCATGGAAATAATGAACGTGTAGAACACACAGAAGATGACAAAGCTCATGAAGGTAACCATAATGAGAACAGTGCAAATGTAGAAATCCATGGTGATGGAGACGGCGAAGCAAAAGAAAGCGATATAAATGCGGAACAAAGTCAAGCAGACGGTGGCAGCAATAATAAGGCTGAAGATGCTGAGCACAATGAAAACACCAAAGTTGATGATGCCAATTCAAGCAAGAATGGTACTGCCGAGAATGGAAAGACTGATGTTGATGTGAAAGGCAACAGCGATGGCACAGCTGAAGGAAGCCCAGCGTGA
- the LOC136542435 gene encoding monooxygenase 2-like — translation MEEAVEDIVIAGAGLAGLATALGLHRKGVRCLVLESSPALRASGFAFTTWTNAFRALDALGVGDKIREHHLLHERMIAFSAATGEAATEVSLKIQGKSGPQEIRCVKRDFLLQTLANELPEGTIRYSSKVAAMEEDGSVKTLHLADGSIIKAKVVIGCDGVNSVVAKWLGLPKPVLSGRWATRGLAEYPAGHGFGPEILQFIGHGFRFGVVPCSDTSVYWGYTWCPSPADGDAEESVAKMRSHVVAKLRGAKIPAEALEVIERSEMNDVASSPLRFRSPLALVRGSISRGGVCVAGDALHPMTPELGQGGCAALEDGVVLARCLGEAFAVARFGSHDQDQEGRVVKAALEKYAEARRWRSIQLITAAYVVGFIQQSNNAVVRFVRDRFLAGLLAKTLVAMADYDCGTL, via the exons ATGGAGGAGGCCGTGGAGGACATCGTCATCGCCGGCGCGGGCCTCGCCGGCCTCGCCACGGCGCTCGGGTTACACAG GAAGGGGGTGAGGTGCCTGGTGCTGGAATCGTCGCCGGCGCTGCGCGCGTCGGGGTTCGCGTTCACGACGTGGACCAACGCCTTCCGCGCCCTCGACGCCCTCGGCGTTGGGGACAAGATCCGGGAGCACCATCTGCTCCACGAGCG GATGATTGCCTTCTCTGCAGCTACTGGTGAAGCTGCTACAGAAGTAAGCTTAAAGATTCAGGGCAAAAG CGGGCCACAGGAAATCCGGTGCGTGAAGCGGGACTTCCTGCTGCAGACGCTCGCGAACGAGCTGCCCGAGGGCACCATCAGGTACTCGTCCAAGGTTGCGGCCATGGAGGAAGACGGCAGCGTGAAGACCCTGCACTTGGCAGATGGTTCCATCATAAAGGCCAAGGTCGTGATAGGGTGCGACGGCGTGAACTCGGTGGTGGCGAAATGGCTGGGCCTGCCGAAGCCGGTCCTCTCGGGCCGCTGGGCCACCAGGGGCCTCGCCGAGTACCCGGCGGGCCACGGCTTCGGCCCCGAGATCCTGCAGTTCATCGGCCACGGCTTCCGCTTCGGCGTAGTGCCCTGCTCCGACACCTCCGTCTACTGGGGCTACACCTGGTGCCCTTCCCCGGCAGACGGGGACGCCGAGGAGAGCGTGGCCAAGATGCGGAGCCACGTGGTGGCCAAGCTGCGGGGCGCCAAGATCCCGGCGGAGGCGCTGGAGGTGATCGAGCGGAGCGAGATGAACGACGTGGCGTCGTCGCCGCTGCGGTTCCGGTCCCCGCTGGCGCTGGTCCGCGGCAGCATCAGCCGGGGCGGCGTGTGCGTGGCGGGCGACGCGCTGCACCCGATGACGCCGGAGCTCGGGCAGGGCGGGTGCGCCGCGCTCGAGGACGGCGTCGTCCTGGCCCGGTGCCTGGGCGAGGCCTTCGCCGTCGCCCGCTTCGGCAGCCACGACCAGGATCAGGAGGGGCGGGTCGTCAAGGCGGCGCTGGAGAAGTACGCGGAGGCGAGGCGGTGGCGCAGCATCCAGCTGATCACTGCCGCCTACGTCGTCGGCTTCATCCAGCAGAGCAACAACGCCGTGGTCAGGTTCGTCAGGGACAGGTTCCTGGCTGGACTGCTGGCCAAGACGCTAGTCGCCATGGCGGACTACGACTGTGGCACGCTATGA